In Bifidobacterium scardovii JCM 12489 = DSM 13734, the genomic stretch TGATAGTAGCCGTCGTCGTACGTCGGATGATTGACGGCGTCCTGGCGTGCGCCGGCCACGATGTCGGCGTAGTCGTCCACGCCGTTATGGTTGAAGTCGACCGGGCTGACGGCCTTCGGGTACCTGCGCGCGGCCTCGCTCGCCGGCATGACGCCGGGGTCCTGGTCTGCCGACGACGACGATTGCGCCGCCGACCGCCCCGCCGGGCCGCATAACAGTCCCCCGACGTGCCGCACGGCCAGCGCGCCGCCGAAAGCCAGCGCCGCGACCAGCATCGCGGCGATCAGCGCGCCGAGCGTACGCCTTGCCCCTCGTGCCCGATGGTCCGTTCCCGTCAGATGCCGTGTCATGCCGCCTCCAAGCTCGCGATGGGCCGTCCGCCCAACCCGACACCATACGTTACGCCCACGGCCATGCGCCGTCATGCGCCGATACAGATTTTCTGTATGCTGGCGTGCTGGCATATGTCCGTTTACGCCGCATGCGCAGACCGTATGCCAGCACATGCAAGCCGCGCGGGGCGGGCGGCGCTACAGCTCGCGCAATTGCGCGGCGATCTGGATGGCCTCGACGCTGGCCTCGGCCTTGTTGCGCGTCTCCTGCCATTCGGTCGCGGGCACGGAGTCGAGCACGATGCCGGCGCCGGCCTGCACGCTCGCCTCGTGGCCGCGCAGGAACGCGGTACGGATGGCGATGGCCATGTCCATGTTGCCCGAGAAGTCGAAGTAGCCTACGGTGCCGCCGTAGATGCCGCGGTCGGCCGGCTCCAGCTCGTCGATGATCTCCACCGCGCGCGGCTTGGGCGCGCCGGACAGCGTGCCGGCCGGGAACGCCGACTTGAACACGTCGAAGGCCGTCAGCGACGGGTCGACCTTGCCGGTGACCGTCGAGCAGATGTGCATGATGTGGCTGAACCGCTTGATGTCCATGAGCTGGACGACCTCGACGGACTGCGGCACGCACACCTTGCTCAGGTCGTTGCGCGACAGATCGACGAGCATGATGTGCTCGCTGCGTTCCTTCGGATCGGCGAGCAGATCCTTGGCGAGCTGCTCGTCCTCCTCCGGGGTGGCGCCGCGCGGGCGCGACCCGGCGATCGGGAAGGTCATCGCATGGCCGTTGTCCACCTTGATCAGGGTCTCCGGGCTGGAGCCGATCACGTTGAAATCGCGGCCCTGCGCGTCGGTGAGCGCCATGAAGTACATGTACGGGCTCGGGTTCAGGGTGCGCAGCACGCGGTACACGTCGAAGGGGTCGGCGGGCGAGTCGATGTCGAGACGCTGCGAGATGACCACCTGGAACACGTCGCCGTCCACGATGTGCCGCTTGGCGCGCTCGACGGCCTGCTCGTAGTGGCTTTTCTCGGTGCGGAAACGCAGCTCGGGTTGGGCGACCGTCTCGTCGAGCACGTTGACGCGGGATTCGCCCTCAACCGGCGTCGCCGCGTCGCGCTGCATCCGGTCAAGCCGGGCCACGGCCTCGTTATAGGCGACGTCGGCCCGGGTCGGCTTGTCGTCCACGTTCACCGCGTTGGCGATGAGCCACACCGATCCGGACACGTGGTCCACCACGGCGATGTCGGTGGCCAGGGCGAGCACGGTCTCCGGCTGTCCGGTCTCGTCCGGCGCCTCGGCGCGCAGGGTAGGCTCCCAGTGGCGGATCGCGTCCCAGCCGACCGTGCCGACCAGACCGCTGGTCAGGTTCGGCAGTCCGGCGACGTGCGGGGCGTTCAGCGTCCTGAGCGCGGCGTGCGCGACCTCGGTCACGTCGCCGTGCGTCGGCACGCCGACAGGCACCTGTCCCAGCCAGTCGGCCTGTCCCCCGTTCGAACGCAGCTGCGCCATCGACCGCACGCCGATGAAGCTGTACCGGCTCCAAGTGCCGCCGTATTCGGCGGATTCGAGGATGAACGTGCCGGACCGGCCGCCGGCGAGCCGCTCGTAGAAACCGACCGGGGTCAGCGAATCGGCGAGCAGGCGGCGCACGATCGGGATGACGCGGTACCCCTGATCCGCCAGCTCATGAAACTGCTCGCGGGTCGGCCATGTGGCGCCCCACCGCAGATGCTCGACGCTGCATTCGCTCATATTCGCTCCTTTTGCTCGCACATTGTCCCGTTCCATGGTACGCACCGGTGCCACTGTTTGCGGTCAGCCACGCTGACGGAGCGGCGTTCAGTCCTTCAGCCCGGCCGGCCGGTGGCCCTCGACCACGGGCAGCGGGCCGCCCTCGAGGAAGCAACTGCGCTTGCCGGTGTGGCAGGCGGCGCCGACCTGGTCGACCTCGACGAGCAGCGCGTCGCCGTCGCAGTCCAGCGACACGCCCTTCACGTACTGCACGTGCCCGGAAGTGTCGCCCTTGCGCCAGTATTCCTGGCGGGAGCGGGACCAGAACGTCACGCGGCCGGTGGTCAGCGTGCGCCGCAGCGCCTCGTCGTTCATATAACCGACCATGAGCACGTCCTTGGTGTCGTACTGCTGCACCACGGCCGCGACCAGCCCCTTGTCGTCGCGCTTGAGCCGGGCCGCGATGCGCGGGTCGAGCGTCGCGCTGTTGTCAAAATCCATGATTGCGTTCTCCATAGTAGTGAATCCGATATGCGTCCATTGAGGCGGAACCGGCACGCAGGCCCTGCCGGGCCGGCCGGAGGCGACGGGCGGGCGCCGCGGCGTCGAGCGGACGTATGCGGCGGCATCGCGACCGGCCATGGCGAGCCGCGGCCGTACCCGGCCGGCGAGGCTGCGAACAGGCCGCGCGGTTTCCGCCGAAACCGTCAGCGAACCGTGTATCCCGCGCCCCGCAGCGCGTCCTTGACCTCGCCGATGGTGACCTTGCCGTAATGGAAGATCGACGCGGCGAGCACCGCGTCCGCCCCGGCCTCGATGGCCGGCGGGAAATCCGCGGCCTTGCCGGCGCCGCCCGAGGCGATGATCGGGATCTTCACCTCGCGGCGCACGGCCTTGATCATCTCCAGATCGAAGCCGTTCTGCGTGCCGTCCGCGTCCATCGAGTTGAGCAGGATCTCGCCGGCGCCCAGTTCCTCGGCGCGTTTGGCCCACCACACCGCATCGATGCCGGTGGACTTGCGCCCGCCCATGGTGGTGACCTCGAAGCCGGACTGCGTGTGCCGTTCGCCCTCCTCGCGGCGCGCGTCCACGGAGAGCACGAGCACCTGGTTGCCGAACCGGTCGGCCACGCGGCTGATCAGCGTCGGATCGTTGATCGCCGCCGTGTTCACGCCGACCTTGTCCGCGCCGCAGCGCAGCAGCGAGTCCACGTCCTCGGGCGTGCGCACGCCGCCGCCGACGGTCAGCGGGATGAAGATCTGCTCGGCGGTATGGGCCACCACGTCGATCATCGTCTGGCGGTGCGAGCTGGACGCGGTCACGTCGAGGAAGGTCAGCTCGTCGGCGCCCTGGCGGTAGTATTCGGCGGCGAGTTCGACCGGATCGCCCGCGTCGCGCAGGTTCTCGAAATGCACGCCCTTGACCACGCGACCCGCATCGACGTCCAGACATGGGATGACTCGGATGGCCAGCGACATATTCACTCCTGTGCTCGTATGGTGTGTATCGCCTTACAGGTTAGCGTCAGGCGGTTACAGCCGGCTTACGCGATTCCGTGTTGTGGAACGCCGTGCAGGTCCCAGTACATTTCGTGGCGGTTCCAGGCCTCGACAAGACGCCGTATCGTCGTTTCGTAGGCTTCCCCGCCGTAGCTTGGCTCCGCCATGGTCGCGGTATGGGCGGTGCATGAGTTGCACACGAGATGGACCGGGGTGGATTCGAAATCGCTGGCCTCGATCACCGGAGCCACGCCCAGGCGGTCGTCGCCGCAGACGGGGCAGGGACCGGTTTCGAGCGCCTCCACGACGCCGTCCTCGTATTCGGCGGTCTCCAGGACCAAGTAGTCGTAATAGTAGTCGCGATTCTGGCGGTCATTGACGGCCGCCTCCGTCGCGACCGTGCCGTCGAGGCGCCGTTCCAGCCAATCCATAAGCTCGTCCGCTTCGAAGTCATGAAAACGGCGGCGGATCGAAACCACGCCGTCATGGTCCTCGATCCATTCCCTGGATCCGGGCGCCATGCCGGCGGCCGGTTCGACGATCCCGACCAGATACGCATCCCTGTCGGGAGAGGTGATGTCGCAGGTCTTCTCGACATAGGCCCGCATGCCGACGGGAGGATTCTCCACCTCCTCGAACCAATGGTAATCCTCGTTCTGCACGGCCACCAGCCGGTACTGTCCCATGATTCCCCTTTCAGTTCCGCTTCCATGGTATGGAGCATAATCGGCCGGCGCCGTGGAAGGCTGGCCGGCGGCGACGATGCGTTCCGCCCTCAGCGCAGCAGGTGGGACTCGATCCACTGGGCCACGCCGTCGTCGTTGTTGGCCGGGCAGACCTCGTCGGCGATGCCCAGCACCTTCGGGTTCGCGTTGGCCACGGCCACGCCGAGGCCGGACTCCTCCATCATCGCGATGTCGATCAGGTCGTCGCCGAACGCGGCCGTGGCCGGCAGCGGCACGTCCATGCGGTCGCACAGGATGCGCATCGCATGCTCCTTGTTGGCCTGGGGGCTCATGAGCATCCACATCGATCCCTCCGAGACGTGCACGTCGAAATCCGGGGGCACGAGCGCCCTGAGGCGATCCCATTGCCCGGGCTCGGGGAAGATGATGAGCTTGTCGGCCACGCCCTCGGGCACGTCGGTGAAATCGGTGTACCGCCAGGTCTGCGTCTTCCAGTACACGCTCACGTCGAAATTCGTGTAGCGCACGTCGTCCATGACGATGCCGAGCTTGAGGCCCGGCATCTCGTCGAGCAGGAAACGGCACACCTCGCAGGCCCGGGACGAGGAGAAGCCGATCTTCAGCAGATGGCCCTCGGCCGCCGGGCGTTCGCCGGTCAGCAGCGCATAGTCCGATTCGGCCGGGCGGAAGTCGATGAGCGCGCCGTTGAGGTAGATCACCGCATCGGCCGGCAGCTTGTCGGCGAAGGCGAGGCCGGTGCTCACCGGCCGGGCCGTGGCGATCGCGAAGCGGTATCCCGCGTCGTGCATGCGCCTGACCGTGTCGATCGAGCGCTGCGTGATGAACCGTTCCTCGAAGGTCGCGCCGTCATGCAGCAGCGTGCCGTCGAGGTCGGCGACGATGAGTCGTGGGGTGCCGTCGTGCGTTGCAGTCATGGATCAGAGCAGTCCTTCGCAGTGGGAGCGGACGAGTTCGGCGGAGTGATGGAGCTTGGCGAGCTCGTCGTCGGTCAGATCGAGTTCGACGATCTCGTTCGCGCCGTTAGCGCGCAGTTCGGTCGGCACCCCGAGGAACACGTCGCGTTCGCCGTATTCGCCGTCGAGCAGCGTGGAGACCGGCACGATGCGCCGCTCGTCCCACAGGATCGTCTGCACGATGCCGGCCACCGTGGAGGCGATGCCGAAGTTCGTGCCGCCCTTCGCGATGACGATCTCGTCGCCACGGGTGCGCGTCTTCTCCTCGATCTCGGCAGCGGACACGGAGGAGAACCGGTCCTGGTTGTCGACGAGGAAGCGTGCGAACGGCTTGCCGCCGAGCGAGACGGTGGACCATGCGGTGAACTGCGAGTCGCCGTGCTCGCCCATGACGAAGCCGCCGACGTTGCGCGGATCCAGGCCGGTCTCCTCGCCGATGATCGTCTTGAGGCGCGAGGTGTCGAGCGCGGTGCCGGTGCCGAGCACCTGCGTGCGGGGCAGCCCGGACCGCTTCCACGCGTACCAGGCCATCACGTCCACCGGGTTGGACACCATGATGATCACGCCGTCGAAGCCGGACGCCATGACGTTGTCGACGACCTCGCCGACGAGCCCGACCGTGAAGCCGAGCTCGGCAATCCGGTTGGAATGCGCCGGCGGCTTGCGGCCGACGGTGATGACGACGATGTCGGCGTCCTTGCAGTCGGCATAGTCGCCCGCGCGCACCTTGACGTGGCGGTCCTGGAATTCGCTGCCGTCATCGAGGTCGTGGCTCTCCCCCAACGCCTTGGCCGCGAAATGGTCGATCAGCACCAGTTCGTTGCACAGACCGTGCGTGACGATGCCGAACGCGGCGGTCGCGCCGACCTGGCCGGTGCCGACGATGACGACTTTGTTCCTGTTCATGGTGACCATGCGTGTATGCTCCTTTACCACGGCCTGTAACGGCAAAAGAGCCATGATCCTTGGATCATGGCTCATAATGACTGCAATAGCCGAAGATCGGCGGATATGCCCCGATCAGACGAGGTTGAACTTGGTGATCAGGCCCAGGGCGATGATGATCGCGACCCACAGCAGGGCGATGATCACGGTCCAGCGGTTCAGGTTCTTCTCCGCCACGCCCGAGGAGCCGGCGTTCTGGGTCAGGCCGCCGCCGAACATATCGGACAGACCGCCGCCCTTGCCCTTGTGCATGAGGATGAGCAGGGTGAGCAGCAGGCTGAAGATGACGACGATGATCTGCAGCACAAGCTTGACAATGGCCATAGCGGACACGGGAGAACCTCCAGTTCGACAATTACTAGTTGTATACCATAGCGCAAGGCCATGAACATTGATGCGCCTCCGGGCGCATGATGGCCGTTATCGCACGGTTTTCAGCGTCAGGCGCGCGATCGTCGCCAGTTCGTCGACGTCGAGCGCGGCGCCGCCGATGAGGAACCCGTCGACGTCGGGCTCGCCGATGAGTTCGACGGCGTTCTTCGACGACACCGATCCGCCGTACAGGATGCGCACGTTGTCGGCGACCTTCGCGTCGAAGGACTGCCTCAGGTCGTCGCGGATGGCCTTGGCCGCATCCTGCGCCGAATCCGGGGTGGCGACCATGCCGGTGCCGATGGCCCATACCGGCTCGTAGGCGATGACAAGCCTGGCGGCCTGATCGCTGGACAGGTCCCGGGTCACGTCGTGGACCTGTCCGACGGCGAAGTCGAGCTCGATGCCCTGCCGGCGCTCCTCGAAGCTCTCGCCGACGCACAGGATGGGCTGCATGCCGGCCGACAGCACGGCACGCACCTGATCGACGATGTTCGCGTCGTCCTCGGGATGGTACTTGCGGCGCTCCGAATGGCCGACGATCACGTACGAGCAGCCGAGCGCGGCCAGCATGTCGGCGGAGACGTCGCCGGTGAACGCGCCTTGGGTCGTCACGGAGACAGCCTGCGCGCCATAGCGGATCTTGAGCCGATCCGCCTCGACGAGCACCTGCACGCTGCGCAGGGAGGTGAAGGACGGCATCAGCGCGATCTCGCAGCGCTTGTAGTCGAATCGCGCGTCGCGCAGCAGCCATGCCAGCTTCTGCACGAAATAGGTGGCCTCGCGGTGGTCGAAATTCATCTTCCAGTTGCCGGCCACCAACGGAATGCGCTTGGACGCCATGGGCTTCCCCTTCCAACATATAAATGGCTCCCCTTTTGCGAGGGGAGCCAGAGAGCGTCAATCGACTACTCGAGCACCTTCAGGCCCGGGAGCTCCTTGCCCTCGAGGAACTCGAGGGAGGCGCCGCCACCGGTGGAGATGTGCGAGAAGCCGTCCTCCGGGAAGCCGAGGTTGCGCACGGCGGAGGCGGAGTCGCCGCCACCGACGATGGTGAACGCGCCGGCCGCGGTCGCGTCGACCAGGCCCTGGGCCACGGCCTTGGTGCCGGCCGCGAACTCGGGAACCTCGAACACGCCCATCGGGCCGTTCCACACGACGGTCTTGGAGTCGACGATCTTGTCGTGGAAGAGCTTCTGGGACTCCGGGCCGATGTCCAGGCCCATCTTGTCGGCCGGGATCGCGTCGGCGGGCACGACTTCGGGGGCGACCGGGGTGTCGCCGGCCGGGAAGCCGGCGTTCACGACGACGTCGGTCGGCAGCACGAGTTCAACGCCGTTCTTCTCGGCGGTCTCGATGTAGCCCTTGACCTTGTCGAGCTGGTCCTCCTCGAGCAGGGAGGTGCCGACCTCGTAGCCCTTGGCCTTGAGGAAGGTGAACACCATGCCGCCGCCGATGACCAGGCGGTTGGCCTTGTCGAGCAGGTTCTCGATCACGCCGAGCTTGTCGGAGACCTTGGAGCCGCCGAGCACGACGGTGAACGGGCGGTCCGGGTTCTCGGTGGCCTTGGACAGGGCCTTGACTTCCTTCTCGACCAGCAGGCCGGCGGCGGCCGGCAGATCGGTGGCCACGTCGTAGTTGGAGCCCTGGGCGCGGTGGACCACGCCGAAGCCGTCGGAGACGAAGGCCTCGCCGAGGGCGGCGATCTTCTTGGCGTAGGAGGCGCGCTCGGCGGCGTCCTTGCTGGTCTCCTCCGGGTTGAAGCGCACGTTCTCAAGCAGCACGACGTCGCCGTCGTTCATCGCGGCGACCTTGGCCTGGGCGTCCTCGCCGTAGGTGTCCTTGGCCAGCGGGACGTCGACGCCGAGCAGCTCGCCCAGGCGCTTGGCGACCGGGGCCAGGGACAGTTCAGGGACGACCTTGCCCTTCGGGCGGCCGAGGTGGGCCATGAGGATGACCTTGGCGCCTTCCTCGCGCAGCGCCTTGATGGTGGGCAGGGCGGCCTTGATGCGGCCGTCGTCGGTGATCACGTCGCCCTTCAGCGGGACGTTGAAATCGGCGCGGACCAGAACGCGCTTGCCCTTGAGATCTCCGAGATCCTTGAGTGTCTTCATGAATATCCTTTCCTAACCGCGTGCGGTGGTTGGGCCGCGCCACGGGAAGAGTGGTGGCGTGATATAGCGCCATAAGCGATAATACAGGGGCGAGAGAACAAAACACCGCTTTGCACGGCAAATGCAAAGCGGTGTTTCGCGGGTTTTCCGGCATGGCCGGGCCGCCGTCAGAACTCCTGGCCGTTGGCCTTCGCGGTTTTCTCGGCGAGCTGCAGCAGGCGGCGGATGCGGCCGGCGATCGCGTCCTTGGTGATGGGCGGATCGGCGAGGCGGCCGAGCTCCTCGAGGCTCGCGTCGCTGTGGTCGAGGCGCAGGCGGCCGGCGGCCTTGAGGTTTTCGGGGATGTCGTCGCCCAGAATCTCGAAGGCCTTGCGGACCTTCTCGCTCGCCTCGGCGGCCGCCTTGGCGCTGCGGCGCATGTTGGCGTCGTCGAAGTTGGCCAGGCGGTTGGCCTTGCCGCGGGCCTCGCCGTCGGAGCGCTTGCCGGTCCACTCGCGTGCGGATCGGGGGGCGCCCATCAGGTTGAGCATGCGCTCGATCGCGTCCGGGTCCTTGAGCGTGATGCGCTCGGAGCTGCGCAGCTGGCGTGGCTTGGCGCTGATGCCCAGTCGGCGCGCGGCGCCGGCCAGCGCAAGGGCGGCCTCGTTGCACGGGCAGGTGATCTCCAGATAGCTGGCCTTGCCCGGGTCCGACAGCCCACCGTGCGCGAGGAACGCGCCTCGCCACGCGGCCTTGACCTGCGCGATGTTGCCGTTGATGATTTCGGGGGGCAGGCCGCGCACCAGCTGCTTGCGCCGGTCGAGCAGACCGGTCTGCAGGGCGAGTGCCGCGCCTCCGCGCTCGATGTGAATCAGATAACGCTGTACCACCCCGTTCGGGGTCTGGCGTGCCACCTGGGTTAGCGTGGCTTCGTGTCCGTACAAGGTCCTGATGGTGTCCTGAAGCCATTTCGCGGCTTCCAGCGAATCGAACTGCGCTTGCACGATGATCTGACGCTGCACGAGCCTCAGACCGCCGCCGAACCGGATCATCGCGGTCGCCTGCGCCTTCTTGGCGGCGGGCAATTCGTTGTCGATCGCGGCGAGTTCGCTTTTGACATCATCCAGAAGAGCCAAGAGCCAACCTCCTATGTCCCGTTCTTCTCAATGCTTTCAGGCTTTTTGCGAGACGAATCCCGCGTTGCCACCGGGTTACTGTGATACCTAACTACTTGGACAACTCAACCCTATTCGTCCACGCAATGGCCCCATGCTTCTCGGCATGTGGTCATCGACGGGGCCTTCCTCACGCGGCTACCGCTCGCCGTGACGGCGCTGCAGCTCGCGCGCGGAGACGCTGACGTCGAGCCCCCGGGCGCGCAGCCGCGACGCCAGGGCCTCGCTCATGGCGACGGAGCGGTGCTGCCCGCCCGTGCACCCGATGGCGATGGTCACGAAGTGCTTGTCCTCCTGTGCGTACCCCCCGATCGCCACGAGAATCGCCTGCTCGTACGCGTCGAGGAACGCGGCCGCCCCCTCGCTGCCGAGCACGTAGTCGGCGACCGGCTGGTCCTGGCCGGTCAGCTCGCGCAGGTTCGGCACCCAGAAGGGGTTGGGCAGGAAGCGCACGTCGGCCACGAAGTCGGCGTCCAGCGGGATGCCGTACTTGAAGCCGAAGCTGAAGATGTGCACGGCCACGGTCTTCGGCCCCGAGCCGAGCATCGCCTCGTACAGCTTGGTCGACAGCTGGTGGATGCTCAGGGAGGAGGTGTCGATGACCATGTCGGCCCGCTCCTTGAGGTTGGCGAGCAGCGTGCGCTCCTCGAGGATGCCGTCGATCAGCCGGTTGCCGTGCTGCAGCGGGTGCGGGCGGCGCACCGATTCGTAGCGCTTGATCAGCACGTCGTTGCTCGCGTCGAGGAAGAGGATGCGCGTTTTGACGCCCAGATCGTCCAGATGGCTGAGCACGGCGGACAGGTCGTCGAAGTACTCGCGCGACCGCACGTCGATGACGGCGGCGAGCTTGTGCACGCCGTGGTCGCCGGCGCCCGCGTTGGTCATCATGTCGACCAGTGGCACCAGCAACTTGGGCGGCAGGTTGTCGACCACGTACCAGCCCATGTCCTCCACGCTGTCGGCCGCGTGCGAGCGGCCGGCGCCGGACATGCCGGTGATCAGCAGCACCTCGAAATCGTCGGCCGGTTCGGGCCGGTTGCTGCCCGCAGCAAGGCCTCGGGTCTGCATGCCCGTCTGATCCGTCTTCGCCGAATCGCTCATCGTCACAGCGCCTCCTCAAGGGCTTGTCTCATCGCGGGCTCCAACGCGCCCATCAGGGCGTCGTCGGAGGGGTTCCCGCCGGTCATAAGGATGACCTGCAGGACCGCCTGCCACAGCAGCATCTCCTCGCCGCCGATCGCCAGGCCGCCCTTGGCCCGCCACGCGCGCATGAGCGCGCTGGGGCGCGGGTCGTAGACCACGTCAAGCAGGATGCCGCGCGGGAAGAACGCGTCGTCGGCTTCGATGACCTCGGCGATCATGTCGGCCGCATGGCCGGGGATCGTGCTGACGACGATGTCCGCGCCGCGCAGGGCGTCGAACGACGCGTCGATCGGGATCTCGCGGTAGCCGAACGCGCCGCTCCCCTCGGGGCCGTTCCCGTCGAGGATGCCGCGCAGCCGCGGGTTCTTGCCGGGGTGCCGGGCCGCGACGGTGATGCGCCGGTCCGGCTGCCGGTTCGCCAGCATCACCGTTGCGGCGGCCACGGCCGACGAGGCGGTGTTGCCGTTGCCGATGACGAGCGCGTCATGGGCGCCGCTCCACCGGTCCGGCTGGCCGATGGACCGCAGCTCGTGGCCGAAGGCCAGGACGATGCCCATCACGTCGGTGTTGTACAGGCTGATCGACGGCAGGCCGCCGGCGCCGAGCGCGGACCAGTCGAAGACCGCGGTGTTGGCGACCTTCAGGCGCTGCTCCCAGATGT encodes the following:
- the tpiA gene encoding triose-phosphate isomerase, with the translated sequence MASKRIPLVAGNWKMNFDHREATYFVQKLAWLLRDARFDYKRCEIALMPSFTSLRSVQVLVEADRLKIRYGAQAVSVTTQGAFTGDVSADMLAALGCSYVIVGHSERRKYHPEDDANIVDQVRAVLSAGMQPILCVGESFEERRQGIELDFAVGQVHDVTRDLSSDQAARLVIAYEPVWAIGTGMVATPDSAQDAAKAIRDDLRQSFDAKVADNVRILYGGSVSSKNAVELIGEPDVDGFLIGGAALDVDELATIARLTLKTVR
- the secG gene encoding preprotein translocase subunit SecG — encoded protein: MAIVKLVLQIIVVIFSLLLTLLILMHKGKGGGLSDMFGGGLTQNAGSSGVAEKNLNRWTVIIALLWVAIIIALGLITKFNLV
- the trpE gene encoding anthranilate synthase component I, which gives rise to MSECSVEHLRWGATWPTREQFHELADQGYRVIPIVRRLLADSLTPVGFYERLAGGRSGTFILESAEYGGTWSRYSFIGVRSMAQLRSNGGQADWLGQVPVGVPTHGDVTEVAHAALRTLNAPHVAGLPNLTSGLVGTVGWDAIRHWEPTLRAEAPDETGQPETVLALATDIAVVDHVSGSVWLIANAVNVDDKPTRADVAYNEAVARLDRMQRDAATPVEGESRVNVLDETVAQPELRFRTEKSHYEQAVERAKRHIVDGDVFQVVISQRLDIDSPADPFDVYRVLRTLNPSPYMYFMALTDAQGRDFNVIGSSPETLIKVDNGHAMTFPIAGSRPRGATPEEDEQLAKDLLADPKERSEHIMLVDLSRNDLSKVCVPQSVEVVQLMDIKRFSHIMHICSTVTGKVDPSLTAFDVFKSAFPAGTLSGAPKPRAVEIIDELEPADRGIYGGTVGYFDFSGNMDMAIAIRTAFLRGHEASVQAGAGIVLDSVPATEWQETRNKAEASVEAIQIAAQLREL
- a CDS encoding HAD family hydrolase, with protein sequence MTATHDGTPRLIVADLDGTLLHDGATFEERFITQRSIDTVRRMHDAGYRFAIATARPVSTGLAFADKLPADAVIYLNGALIDFRPAESDYALLTGERPAAEGHLLKIGFSSSRACEVCRFLLDEMPGLKLGIVMDDVRYTNFDVSVYWKTQTWRYTDFTDVPEGVADKLIIFPEPGQWDRLRALVPPDFDVHVSEGSMWMLMSPQANKEHAMRILCDRMDVPLPATAAFGDDLIDIAMMEESGLGVAVANANPKVLGIADEVCPANNDDGVAQWIESHLLR
- the whiA gene encoding DNA-binding protein WhiA: MALLDDVKSELAAIDNELPAAKKAQATAMIRFGGGLRLVQRQIIVQAQFDSLEAAKWLQDTIRTLYGHEATLTQVARQTPNGVVQRYLIHIERGGAALALQTGLLDRRKQLVRGLPPEIINGNIAQVKAAWRGAFLAHGGLSDPGKASYLEITCPCNEAALALAGAARRLGISAKPRQLRSSERITLKDPDAIERMLNLMGAPRSAREWTGKRSDGEARGKANRLANFDDANMRRSAKAAAEASEKVRKAFEILGDDIPENLKAAGRLRLDHSDASLEELGRLADPPITKDAIAGRIRRLLQLAEKTAKANGQEF
- the hisF gene encoding imidazole glycerol phosphate synthase subunit HisF, coding for MSLAIRVIPCLDVDAGRVVKGVHFENLRDAGDPVELAAEYYRQGADELTFLDVTASSSHRQTMIDVVAHTAEQIFIPLTVGGGVRTPEDVDSLLRCGADKVGVNTAAINDPTLISRVADRFGNQVLVLSVDARREEGERHTQSGFEVTTMGGRKSTGIDAVWWAKRAEELGAGEILLNSMDADGTQNGFDLEMIKAVRREVKIPIIASGGAGKAADFPPAIEAGADAVLAASIFHYGKVTIGEVKDALRGAGYTVR
- a CDS encoding L-lactate dehydrogenase, which produces MVTMNRNKVVIVGTGQVGATAAFGIVTHGLCNELVLIDHFAAKALGESHDLDDGSEFQDRHVKVRAGDYADCKDADIVVITVGRKPPAHSNRIAELGFTVGLVGEVVDNVMASGFDGVIIMVSNPVDVMAWYAWKRSGLPRTQVLGTGTALDTSRLKTIIGEETGLDPRNVGGFVMGEHGDSQFTAWSTVSLGGKPFARFLVDNQDRFSSVSAAEIEEKTRTRGDEIVIAKGGTNFGIASTVAGIVQTILWDERRIVPVSTLLDGEYGERDVFLGVPTELRANGANEIVELDLTDDELAKLHHSAELVRSHCEGLL
- a CDS encoding phosphoglycerate kinase; protein product: MKTLKDLGDLKGKRVLVRADFNVPLKGDVITDDGRIKAALPTIKALREEGAKVILMAHLGRPKGKVVPELSLAPVAKRLGELLGVDVPLAKDTYGEDAQAKVAAMNDGDVVLLENVRFNPEETSKDAAERASYAKKIAALGEAFVSDGFGVVHRAQGSNYDVATDLPAAAGLLVEKEVKALSKATENPDRPFTVVLGGSKVSDKLGVIENLLDKANRLVIGGGMVFTFLKAKGYEVGTSLLEEDQLDKVKGYIETAEKNGVELVLPTDVVVNAGFPAGDTPVAPEVVPADAIPADKMGLDIGPESQKLFHDKIVDSKTVVWNGPMGVFEVPEFAAGTKAVAQGLVDATAAGAFTIVGGGDSASAVRNLGFPEDGFSHISTGGGASLEFLEGKELPGLKVLE
- the hisI gene encoding phosphoribosyl-AMP cyclohydrolase; its protein translation is MDFDNSATLDPRIAARLKRDDKGLVAAVVQQYDTKDVLMVGYMNDEALRRTLTTGRVTFWSRSRQEYWRKGDTSGHVQYVKGVSLDCDGDALLVEVDQVGAACHTGKRSCFLEGGPLPVVEGHRPAGLKD
- a CDS encoding shikimate dehydrogenase family protein is translated as MTEITHRCAVLGKPIAHSLSPVLHAAAYKALGLDDWAYERHEVGESDLDGFLRGLDPTWRGLSLTMPLKKTIQSYGTPADIWEQRLKVANTAVFDWSALGAGGLPSISLYNTDVMGIVLAFGHELRSIGQPDRWSGAHDALVIGNGNTASSAVAAATVMLANRQPDRRITVAARHPGKNPRLRGILDGNGPEGSGAFGYREIPIDASFDALRGADIVVSTIPGHAADMIAEVIEADDAFFPRGILLDVVYDPRPSALMRAWRAKGGLAIGGEEMLLWQAVLQVILMTGGNPSDDALMGALEPAMRQALEEAL
- the rapZ gene encoding RNase adapter RapZ, translated to MQTRGLAAGSNRPEPADDFEVLLITGMSGAGRSHAADSVEDMGWYVVDNLPPKLLVPLVDMMTNAGAGDHGVHKLAAVIDVRSREYFDDLSAVLSHLDDLGVKTRILFLDASNDVLIKRYESVRRPHPLQHGNRLIDGILEERTLLANLKERADMVIDTSSLSIHQLSTKLYEAMLGSGPKTVAVHIFSFGFKYGIPLDADFVADVRFLPNPFWVPNLRELTGQDQPVADYVLGSEGAAAFLDAYEQAILVAIGGYAQEDKHFVTIAIGCTGGQHRSVAMSEALASRLRARGLDVSVSARELQRRHGER